A stretch of DNA from Nitrospinota bacterium:
GACAATGTACTACGTTCCGGTTCCAGAACTGGCTCATGAGAGCATAAAAACCATGTGCAATACCACAACATTTGGCGCGCTGTTTCGTAACGTGCATCGATACAGTTCTACTGCGGGGATATTCTTTCTGTTTATCCATGCGATACACGTTATGTCACGTCGCGCTTACCGCGCTCCACGCGAGCTTACATGGTGGGTTGGGATCATTCTTGCCGGCCTCTTTATTCTTCTCCTTATTTCCGGGATCATCGTTCCCTGGGATTGGAGAAGCTACTGGGAACTTATCATCTGGGCAGACTGGATCGACAGCATTCCGCTTATTGGCGACAGCCTTAAGGGATTGGTCCTCTCAAGCTTTACACTTGGCAGAAACTACGCCGTCCATATCATTTTATTGCCGGTGGTGCTGTTTTTCTTTCTGCTGATCCACATAGTGCTTGTCCGCAAACTGGGGTTGTCAGATCGCGC
This window harbors:
- a CDS encoding cytochrome b N-terminal domain-containing protein produces the protein MMNKVIDWLDVRLGVKGFYKEHIEYSLPESASFWHLFGGLTIGCIIIQVITGFYMTMYYVPVPELAHESIKTMCNTTTFGALFRNVHRYSSTAGIFFLFIHAIHVMSRRAYRAPRELTWWVGIILAGLFILLLISGIIVPWDWRSYWELIIWADWIDSIPLIGDSLKGLVLSSFTLGRNYAVHIILLPVVLFFFLLIHIVLVRKLGLSDRA